GGTCATGCGGCACGGCGTGGACCGCTTCCGCAGGCGGCTCGTGAACAGCGAGGGGAGCGATCTCGTGGTCGGGCGCTGGTGGAACGTCGTCATTCGGCTCGTCGCCGTGCAGTCGGTCGTGATCATGGTCTGGTGGCTGTGGCAGGCCGTCGACTTCAACGACCTCGCCGGGTCGTTCACGCTCTTCTCCGAGTTCAACGCCGGGACGGTGCTCATCCAATGGGCGATCGCGATCGCCGCCTTCCTGGGCCTCAACCGCTGGCTGGCCGCCAACGCGGCGGGCTCGGCGGCTTCGGGGGAAAAAGCCTGACGGGGGCGGCGACCGTCCGATCGCGCGGTGAACTTCAGCGGTGAACTTCAACCGGTTCGAGACGGCGGCCCGCCGCATGTGGCACGAGATCCCCGCGGCGGCGCGGGACGGAGTCGACGGGTTGACGATCGAGCCGGAGGCCGCAAGCCATCCGGATTTCGGCTGGGTGTACACGATGGGGGAGTGCCTCACGGAGGCGTGGCCGAGCGGCGCCGGCGGGGACGGCGATGTCCGCTCGGAACTCGTCCTCTACCACGGCTCCTTCCGGGCCCTCGCGGGCGAGGATCCCGACTTCGACTGGGAGGGCGAGCTGTGGGAGACGATCCTGCACGAACTGCTGCACCACCGGGAATCGGCCGCCGGTGAGGCGGGTCTGGATGCCGTGGACTGGGCGCACGAACAGAATCTGCGCCGGCTCGCGGGGGAGCCGTTCGATCCGGACTTCTTCCGGGCGGTGCCGTCCGGCCCGGACGGCGTCGTGAGGCTGGAATCAGAGTTGTTCGTCGAGTCGACCGTAGCGGAACGCGCGGAGGAGGCGGTCTTCGAATGGCGCGGGCGGCGCTACGCCGTGGAAGCGCCGGCCTCGGCGGTCCGCGCGTTCGTGGAGGTGTCGAATCTGGCGGCGGGACGGCTGTGCGTCGTCGTGAGCCGCCGCCGTCCGTGGTGGCGTTTCGGACGCGGAGGCCGCCGGGCCGTGGAACTCACCAGCCCGGCCCACCCCTTGCCCGCGAAGGACGGCTAGGGCCGTGCCGCTGTTCGGCAGCTTCCGGATCGGACGCTGGTTCGGTTTCCCCATCCGGATCGACTATTCGTGGTTCCCGATCGCCGCGCTCGTGATCTGGACCTTCACCACGCGCGAATTCCCGCGGGCGCTGCCCTTCTATCCCTCCTCCACGTACCTCGCGATGGGAACGGCGGCGGCGCTCCTCTTCTTCCTCTCCGTGCTCCTGCACGAACTGGGTCACGCCCTGGCGGGCCGGGCGCGGGGCGTGGAGGTCGAACACATCACGCTCTTCATCTTCGGCGGCATCGCGCAGGCGCGCGACGAGGCGCGGCGTCCGCTGGACGAGTTCCTGCTCACCGCCGCGGGTCCCCTCGCGAGCCTGGCGCTGGCCGGCGCGTTTCACGGAGGGTGGGTGGCGGCGGAAGCCTGGGCGGCCCCGGCGCCGGTCGTCACGGTGCTCGAGTTCCTGGCGCTTCTCAACCTAGTGCTCGCCGTCTTCAACATGATCCCCGGCTTTCCGCTCGACGGCGGGCGGATCTTCCGCTCCATCGTGTGGGCGGTCACCGGAGATCTCGTCAAGGCGACCCGGTGGGCGACGCACGGGGGGCGACTGTTCGGCGGCGCGCTCATCGTCCTCGGGCTCTTCAACCTGAGCCGCGGGCAGTTCATCTCCGGCGTGTGGGCGGCCTTCATCGGATGGTTCGTGGTGAATGCGGCCTCGTCGAGCCTGCGGCACTTCGAACTCCGCACGCTCCTGCGCCGGATCCCGGTCGCGACGATCATGAACCCCCGGCCCCGCATGATCGAGGCGACGTTGCCGGTCGAACGGGCGATATCCGAATACTTTCTACGCGGCGGGGAGGAGGCGTATCCGGTGTCGCGCGACGGGGATCTGATCGGGGTTGTCGAGACGCGGGCCGTTTCCGCGGTGCCGGAGGAGGCTCGCGCGACGACGCCCGTATCCGCGATCACGAAACCCGCCGAGGAGTTCCCTTCAGCCCGTCCCGACGAATCCCTGGCGGAAGCCCTGTTCCGGATCCGAGTCCAGGTGTCATACCTGCTGGTGATCGAGGACGGGTTCGTCGTCGGCGCGCTCAACCCGCGCGAGGTCAGCGCGCGAGTGCAGCGGCTGCAGCGGATGGGGCTCGTGTCGCTCGGGCCGTCGCCGGCGAGGAGCGCCTGAACCCGTGCCCCGGCCTCGTTCGTGGAAGGCCCGTTCCGAGCTGGCCGCGGCGCTGTCCCCGCGGCTTGCCGCGCTTTATCCGGACCTCACCGTCTCGCTGGAGTGGGAGACGCCGCTCGAGCTGATCGTCGCGACGGTGCTCTCGGCCCAGTGCACGGACGAGCGGGTGAACCGGGTCACGCGCACCCTCTTCCCGGCGTATCCCGACGCCCGCGCGTACGCCGACGCCACGCTGGAGGCGCTTCAGGAGGCCGTGCGCCCGACCGGATTCTTCAACAACAAGGCGCGTCACCTGAAAGGACTGGGCCGCCGTCTCGTCGACGTGTATGGCGGGGAAGTCCCGCGGACGATGGAAGACCTGCTCACGCTCCCGGGCGTGGCCCGGAAGACCGCGAACGTCGTGCTCTCCAACGCGTTCGGGCTCCACGAGGGCGTGGTCGTGGACACGCACGTGAAGCGGGTGACGCACCGCTTCGGCCTCACGAACGAGGTCGATCCCCCGAAGGTGGAGAAGGATCTCATGAGGGTGCTGCCCCGCGAGGAATGGCACCCCTTCGCCTGGCGGTCGATCCTCCATGGCCGCACGGTCTGCCACGCCCGGAAGCCGCGCTGCGGGGAGTGCCCGGTGGCCGATCTGTGCGCGAGCGCCGGGAAGTTCGGGTGAACGTGAGCGCCGCCCGGGACGCCGCCGCGCTGAAGCGGGATGTCCGCGCCGCTGCCCGGGCCTGCGGCTTCGACCAGGTCGGCTTCGCTCCGGCGGCGCCCCCGACGCACGCGGAGGTGTACGAGGCCTGGCTCGCGGACGGCTATCATGGCGAGATGGCCTACATGGCGCGCGAGGATGCGGTGCGCCGCCGCCTCGACCCGCGGGAGGCGCTCCCCGGCTGCCGGACGCTCGTCGTGGTCAGCCTGCTGTACGGATCGACGCCCGCCGGCACGGCGGCGCCGGACCCGTGGCCCGCCGACCGGGGGGACCCCGCTCCACACCGCCGGCTGCCGGTCGTCGCCCGTTACGCGCGGGGCCGCGACTACCACGACGTGTTCGAGGAACGGCTCGACGCGCTCTCCGCCGCCATCGGGGACCTCGCTCCCGGCGCCCGCACGAAGCGGTACGTGGACTACGGCCCCGTTCTGGAGCGCGACCACGCGCAGCGCGCGGGTCTGGGCTGGATCGGCAAGAACACGATGCTGCTCCACCCGGACCTCGGGTCCTATTTCATGCTGGGAGAGCTGCTCACGGACCTCGAGATCGAACCCGATCCCCCCTTCGTCCACGACCGCTGCGGGACCTGCCGCCGCTGCGTCGACGCCTGCCCGACCGATGCCATTCTCGACGGCCGCGTGCTCGATGCCCGCCTTTGCATCTCCTATCTGACGATCGAACTCCGGGGTCCCATCCCCGAGGCGTTGCGTCCCGCGATCGGGAACCGGGTCTTCGGCTGCGACATCTGCCAGGAGGTGTGTCCGTGGAACTCGGAGGCGCCCTCTCCGGCCCGGGCGCCGTTCGAGTCGCGGCCCGGCCAGCCGATGCCGCCGGAGGACATGGTCGCGTGGGCTGAGGAGCTCGCGCCTCTCGACGCCGACGCGTTCCGGATCCGCTACCGCGGCACCGCGTTCAGCCGCCCCGGCCGCGACGGGCTCCTCCGAAACCTGGCCGTCGGCCTCGGCAACGCCGGAAGACCCGCCGCACGCCCCATCCTGCGCCGTCTCGCCGCGGATCCGTCGCCGCTCGTCCGGGAACACGCCCGGTGGGCACTCGGGGTGCTCCAGGGTTAGGTTGGACCGTCGCAGCAAAATGCCGAGAGCCGAGGAGAAAAACGCATGCCAGGTTATGCGGTCCTGGGAGAACCGTGGTGGATCGCCCTCGTGTGGATCCTCGTCGCCGGCCACCTCACCAACATGGTCAACACCCTCTACCTGCACCGCTCGGCGACGCACGGCGGCGTCGTGTTCCATCCGGTCGTGGAGCACGCAATGCGTTTCTGGTGCTGGCTCACGACCGGGATCGTGACAAAGGAGTGGGTCGCGATCCACCGCAAGCACCACGCCTACGCCGACAGGGAGGGCGATCCTCACTCGCCCACGCTCGAGGGTCTCGCGAACATCGCCTTCGGCGGGCTCTTCTTCTACAGGAAGGCTTCGAAAGACCACACGCTGCTTGAGAAGTACGGGAAGGGGACTCCGGACGACTGGATCGAGCGCAACGTCTACACGAAGCGCCGCGGTCTCGGGCTCCGGTTCATGCTTGTTCTCGACCTGTTCCTGTTCGGGGCCATCCCCGGGCTCATCGTCTGGACGTGTATGGTGTTCTGGATGCCGCTGACGGGGAACATCATCAATGGCCTCGGACACGCGCTCGGCTACCGGACCTTCGGGACTCGCGACGACAGCCACAATCTCTATCCCTGGGGGATCTGGATCCTCGGCGAGGAGCTCCACAACAACCATCACGCGGACCCGCGCTCGGCCAAGTTCAAGGCGCATTGGTGGGAGTTCGACATCGGCTGGTTCTACATCCGGATCCTGAGCCTCCTGCGACTCGCCAACGTACTCTACGCGCGCACGGCGACGCCCCGGGAGTTCGCGGCGAAGTTCTACCGCGACTCGGCGAACCGCGTGAACCGGCGCTTCGATCGCGCGCTGTCGCGCATCCAGCGGACCCGGGAGGCCGGGCTTCTGAGAATCGAGCGCGCCCGCAAGGAACAGTGCCTCGTGCGCCTCGACCGCGCCGCCGCCAAAGCCCGGGTGCGGCTGGATCGGGTCCGGACCGGCAAGTTCCCGCGCGTCGCCCGGGCGAAGGCGGAGGCCGTCGCCGAACTCGACCGGGCTCGGGAGGCCGCGCGCACCCGCATCCTTCGTGCCGTAGAAGCGATGACCCTCGAAAGCCAGCCCGCCGCAGACTGACTCGCCCCGCCACCCGCAGGGCGGACCCGCCACGGACTGACCCGGCTCCCCGCGCGCGGGGCCGACCCGCCGCGGCCCCGCTCACCACGGACCGATCGGGCTCTTGTTGACGCCGCTCGGGGATCCGTGCATCTTGCGAATCACGATTTTTAGCCTAGACTAAAAATCGGACTGCGGACGCTGCGGACGGCGATCCCCAGGCCGATTCTCGGGAAATTCGGAGGACGAGTGAAGCCGGAGATGTTGAGTCGGCGCGACTGGCTGAAGCTTGGTGCGGCGGGGGTTGCCGGCGTATCGGGCGCGACGGTGCTGGATCTTGCCTCCCGGGGCGGCGCGGCCGCGGCGCTGGCGGCCAGCGGCGCCTTGCCGCGCGAGCCGGGAACGGCTGGCGCCACGGCGGGCCCGCACTCGGGGCACCAGGAGGCGATGGGGATCGTCGGCATGCCCGGGCCCGACGGCACGTTCGACCCTGCGGCCTTCCTCACCGATTTCGACTACGGCGAGGTCACGACCCGCGCCGACGGGCGCGTCGTGCGGCGCTGGGAACTCGTGGCGCTCGACCGCGACATCGAAATCGCGCCCGGCGTCTTCTTCCCGGCGTGGACCTACAACGGGCAGGTGCCGGGCCCGACGCTGCGCTGCACGGAGGGGGATCTCCTTCAGGTCGAGTTCGTCAACGCGGGCTCCCACCCCCACACCATCCACTTCCATGGCACGCACCCGCCGGAGATGGACGGCTTCGAACCCATCGTCGAGCCGGGGCAGCACTTCACCTACGAGTTCGAGGCGAAGCCGTTCGGGCTCCACCTGTACCACTGCCACACGATGCCGCTCAAGCGGCACATCCATAAGGGTCTGTACGGGACGTTCATCGTGGATCCGCCCGAAGGCCGGGAACCGGCGCGCGAGATGGTCATGGTGATGAACGCGTTCGACAGCAACCTGGACGGGGACAACGAGGTATACGCGGTCAATACTTCGGCGTTCTACTACCACCACCATCCGGTGCGCGTGGGCGTGGGCGACCTGTGCCGCATCTATCTCGTGAACACGACCGAGTTCGACCTCAT
This window of the Candidatus Palauibacter polyketidifaciens genome carries:
- a CDS encoding site-2 protease family protein, yielding MPLFGSFRIGRWFGFPIRIDYSWFPIAALVIWTFTTREFPRALPFYPSSTYLAMGTAAALLFFLSVLLHELGHALAGRARGVEVEHITLFIFGGIAQARDEARRPLDEFLLTAAGPLASLALAGAFHGGWVAAEAWAAPAPVVTVLEFLALLNLVLAVFNMIPGFPLDGGRIFRSIVWAVTGDLVKATRWATHGGRLFGGALIVLGLFNLSRGQFISGVWAAFIGWFVVNAASSSLRHFELRTLLRRIPVATIMNPRPRMIEATLPVERAISEYFLRGGEEAYPVSRDGDLIGVVETRAVSAVPEEARATTPVSAITKPAEEFPSARPDESLAEALFRIRVQVSYLLVIEDGFVVGALNPREVSARVQRLQRMGLVSLGPSPARSA
- the nth gene encoding endonuclease III, whose amino-acid sequence is MPRPRSWKARSELAAALSPRLAALYPDLTVSLEWETPLELIVATVLSAQCTDERVNRVTRTLFPAYPDARAYADATLEALQEAVRPTGFFNNKARHLKGLGRRLVDVYGGEVPRTMEDLLTLPGVARKTANVVLSNAFGLHEGVVVDTHVKRVTHRFGLTNEVDPPKVEKDLMRVLPREEWHPFAWRSILHGRTVCHARKPRCGECPVADLCASAGKFG
- the queG gene encoding tRNA epoxyqueuosine(34) reductase QueG, producing MSAARDAAALKRDVRAAARACGFDQVGFAPAAPPTHAEVYEAWLADGYHGEMAYMAREDAVRRRLDPREALPGCRTLVVVSLLYGSTPAGTAAPDPWPADRGDPAPHRRLPVVARYARGRDYHDVFEERLDALSAAIGDLAPGARTKRYVDYGPVLERDHAQRAGLGWIGKNTMLLHPDLGSYFMLGELLTDLEIEPDPPFVHDRCGTCRRCVDACPTDAILDGRVLDARLCISYLTIELRGPIPEALRPAIGNRVFGCDICQEVCPWNSEAPSPARAPFESRPGQPMPPEDMVAWAEELAPLDADAFRIRYRGTAFSRPGRDGLLRNLAVGLGNAGRPAARPILRRLAADPSPLVREHARWALGVLQG
- a CDS encoding fatty acid desaturase, translated to MPGYAVLGEPWWIALVWILVAGHLTNMVNTLYLHRSATHGGVVFHPVVEHAMRFWCWLTTGIVTKEWVAIHRKHHAYADREGDPHSPTLEGLANIAFGGLFFYRKASKDHTLLEKYGKGTPDDWIERNVYTKRRGLGLRFMLVLDLFLFGAIPGLIVWTCMVFWMPLTGNIINGLGHALGYRTFGTRDDSHNLYPWGIWILGEELHNNHHADPRSAKFKAHWWEFDIGWFYIRILSLLRLANVLYARTATPREFAAKFYRDSANRVNRRFDRALSRIQRTREAGLLRIERARKEQCLVRLDRAAAKARVRLDRVRTGKFPRVARAKAEAVAELDRAREAARTRILRAVEAMTLESQPAAD
- a CDS encoding multicopper oxidase domain-containing protein, with amino-acid sequence MKPEMLSRRDWLKLGAAGVAGVSGATVLDLASRGGAAAALAASGALPREPGTAGATAGPHSGHQEAMGIVGMPGPDGTFDPAAFLTDFDYGEVTTRADGRVVRRWELVALDRDIEIAPGVFFPAWTYNGQVPGPTLRCTEGDLLQVEFVNAGSHPHTIHFHGTHPPEMDGFEPIVEPGQHFTYEFEAKPFGLHLYHCHTMPLKRHIHKGLYGTFIVDPPEGREPAREMVMVMNAFDSNLDGDNEVYAVNTSAFYYHHHPVRVGVGDLCRIYLVNTTEFDLINSFHLHAGMFRVFRTGTRPDQYELTDTIMMCQGERHVLEFRLENPGMHMFHAHQSEFAELGWMGFFEAVERLAADDGVPVRDRGGHGGHV